A DNA window from Mus caroli chromosome 8, CAROLI_EIJ_v1.1, whole genome shotgun sequence contains the following coding sequences:
- the Pou4f2 gene encoding POU domain, class 4, transcription factor 2 isoform X2: MMSLNSKQAFSMPHARSLHVEPKYSALHSGSEAMRRACLPTPPVRNNIFGGLDESLLARAEALAAVDIVSQSKSHHHHPPHHSPFKPDATYHTMNTIPCTSAASSSSVPISHPSALAGTHHHHHHHHHHHHQPHQALEGELLEHLSPGLALGAMAGPDGTVVSTPAHAPHMATMNPMHQAALSMAHAHGLPSHMGCMSDVDADPRDLEAFAERFKQRRIKLGVTQADVGSALANLKIPGVGSLSQSTICRFESLTLSHNNMIALKPILQAWLEEAEKSHREKLTKPELFNGAEKKRKRTSIAAPEKRSLEAYFAIQPRPSSEKIAAIAEKLDLKKNVVRVWFCNQRQKQKRMKYSAGI; this comes from the exons atgatgtccCTGAACAGCAAGCAGGCGTTCAGCATGCCTCACGCCCGCAGCCTGCACGTGGAGCCCAAGTACTCGGCGCTACACAGT ggctcGGAGGCGATGCGGAGAGCTTGTCTTCCAACCCCACCGGTGCGTAA CAATATATTCGGCGGGCTGGATGAGAGTCTGCTGGCCCGTGCCGAGGCTCTGGCCGCCGTGGACATCGTCTCCCAGAGTAagagccaccaccaccatccgCCCCACCACAGCCCCTTCAAGCCGGACGCCACTTACCACACCATGAACACCATCCCGTGCACGTCGGcagcctcctcttcttctgtgcCCATCTCGCACCCGTCCGCTCTGGCTggcacccaccaccaccaccaccaccaccatcaccaccatcaccagccGCACCAGGCGCTGGAGGGCGAGCTGCTTGAGCACCTAAGCCCCGGGCTGGCCCTGGGAGCTATGGCGGGCCCCGACGGCACAGTGGTGTCCACTCCGGCTCACGCACCACACATGGCCACCATGAACCCCATGCACCAAGCAGCCCTGAGCATGGCCCACGCGCATGGGCTGCCCTCGCATATGGGCTGCATGAGCGACGTGGATGCAGACCCGCGGGACCTGGAGGCGTTCGCCGAGCGTTTCAAGCAGCGACGCATCAAGCTGGGAGTGACCCAGGCAGATGTGGGCTCGGCGCTCGCCAACCTCAAGATCCCGGGCGTGGGCTCGCTCAGCCAGAGCACCATCTGCAGGTTTGAGTCTCTCACGCTGTCACACAACAACATGATCGCGCTCAAGCCCATCCTGCAGGCGTGGCTGGAGGAAGCTGAGAAATCCCACCGCGAGAAGCTCACTAAGCCGGAGCTCTTCAATGGCGCGGAGAAGAAGCGCAAGCGCACGTCCATCGCGGCGCCGGAGAAGCGCTCGCTGGAAGCGTACTTCGCCATCCAGCCAAGGCCCTCCTCGGAGAAGATCGCGGCCATCGCCGAAAAGCTGGATCTCAAGAAAAATGTGGTGCGCGTCTGGTTCTGCAAccaaaggcagaaacagaagagaatgaAATACTCTGCCGGCATTTAG
- the Pou4f2 gene encoding POU domain, class 4, transcription factor 2 isoform X1 — translation MMMMSLNSKQAFSMPHARSLHVEPKYSALHSASPGSSAPAAPSASSPSSSSNAGGGGGGGGGGGGGGRSSSSSSSGSGGSGGGGGSEAMRRACLPTPPSNIFGGLDESLLARAEALAAVDIVSQSKSHHHHPPHHSPFKPDATYHTMNTIPCTSAASSSSVPISHPSALAGTHHHHHHHHHHHHQPHQALEGELLEHLSPGLALGAMAGPDGTVVSTPAHAPHMATMNPMHQAALSMAHAHGLPSHMGCMSDVDADPRDLEAFAERFKQRRIKLGVTQADVGSALANLKIPGVGSLSQSTICRFESLTLSHNNMIALKPILQAWLEEAEKSHREKLTKPELFNGAEKKRKRTSIAAPEKRSLEAYFAIQPRPSSEKIAAIAEKLDLKKNVVRVWFCNQRQKQKRMKYSAGI, via the exons atgatgatgatgtccCTGAACAGCAAGCAGGCGTTCAGCATGCCTCACGCCCGCAGCCTGCACGTGGAGCCCAAGTACTCGGCGCTACACAGTGCCTCCCCGGGCTCCTCTGCGCCCGCGGCGCCCTCGGCCAGTTCCCCTAGCAGCTCCAGCAAcgctggcggcggcggcggtggcggcggagGCGGAGGTGGCGGCGGCCGGAGCAGCAGTtccagcagcagcggcagcggcggcagcggcggcggcgggggctcGGAGGCGATGCGGAGAGCTTGTCTTCCAACCCCACCG AGCAATATATTCGGCGGGCTGGATGAGAGTCTGCTGGCCCGTGCCGAGGCTCTGGCCGCCGTGGACATCGTCTCCCAGAGTAagagccaccaccaccatccgCCCCACCACAGCCCCTTCAAGCCGGACGCCACTTACCACACCATGAACACCATCCCGTGCACGTCGGcagcctcctcttcttctgtgcCCATCTCGCACCCGTCCGCTCTGGCTggcacccaccaccaccaccaccaccaccatcaccaccatcaccagccGCACCAGGCGCTGGAGGGCGAGCTGCTTGAGCACCTAAGCCCCGGGCTGGCCCTGGGAGCTATGGCGGGCCCCGACGGCACAGTGGTGTCCACTCCGGCTCACGCACCACACATGGCCACCATGAACCCCATGCACCAAGCAGCCCTGAGCATGGCCCACGCGCATGGGCTGCCCTCGCATATGGGCTGCATGAGCGACGTGGATGCAGACCCGCGGGACCTGGAGGCGTTCGCCGAGCGTTTCAAGCAGCGACGCATCAAGCTGGGAGTGACCCAGGCAGATGTGGGCTCGGCGCTCGCCAACCTCAAGATCCCGGGCGTGGGCTCGCTCAGCCAGAGCACCATCTGCAGGTTTGAGTCTCTCACGCTGTCACACAACAACATGATCGCGCTCAAGCCCATCCTGCAGGCGTGGCTGGAGGAAGCTGAGAAATCCCACCGCGAGAAGCTCACTAAGCCGGAGCTCTTCAATGGCGCGGAGAAGAAGCGCAAGCGCACGTCCATCGCGGCGCCGGAGAAGCGCTCGCTGGAAGCGTACTTCGCCATCCAGCCAAGGCCCTCCTCGGAGAAGATCGCGGCCATCGCCGAAAAGCTGGATCTCAAGAAAAATGTGGTGCGCGTCTGGTTCTGCAAccaaaggcagaaacagaagagaatgaAATACTCTGCCGGCATTTAG